In one Vanacampus margaritifer isolate UIUO_Vmar chromosome 11, RoL_Vmar_1.0, whole genome shotgun sequence genomic region, the following are encoded:
- the LOC144060170 gene encoding zinc finger E-box-binding homeobox 2-like isoform X2 translates to MEERARFQRRKQANPRRKDVWDDAITTAPQQRQQGQSEEDETLGSSASEYLWRSDTAVIYPEDPDEGTAPLGPDAHRAKGREAELQSHVTAQKPIREQLPDEGTVNRKFKCGQCGKAFKYKHHLKEHLRIHSGEKPYECSNCKKRFSHSGSYSSHISSRKCVGPTGLHRRPQRVGSATNCSTSSSGAPCMAPALARLRHKLENGRARRQNRLDVQYETTDSSLDYGLMMTSQRSFGRPGGPKVPGLYTNGFISNSHLGKLDIDFLLPRTRESMDDVHNMCRQKMDSNPEEVLKLRAYMKVLGAQMEEKNLRSSPTRSFMDDTVELVNQGKGESDQNIQHKTKQTNLSKEESCSVLSCRFCKETFPGPIPLHQHERYLCKMNKDIQAVLHPAGIIPGLESSEWPVSTKEPCASPRTPNKDHLSVMQTNWAMDMEPDSEELIKISLAVGLPQEFVRDWFSQRIPSPPGGGGSELHQILRRSPKLSNGDAFLGQLTTKSPGDRTPDPLDHNSRSPLNLSSSSSKQSQSTSYTPNSLVWEDHHADTPLDLSVPKHLAHQFAMKSSSNGLKLEPRGPQGVQGQTSGSVDLLDAKKAFLASEGGKNCHQMEKSATFGINPSLASPLYQSLPPHGTFSPPTFMSPTQYPVLETMNFIPQMAYTYASGAAIFADIPHARKKTWQATSQRSLLDGSPDYLSGAEQLTESQSKVTTASGTASGKRPHNCHVCQKAFKHKHHLIEHSRLHSGEKPYQCDKCGKRFSHSGSYSQHMNHRYSYCKREAQERRAQRPPPDAAYPDHPVGPSHSAPVLTAAQGFGKEEEVRTDSAGEQDPRSHR, encoded by the exons TGTGGGATGACGCCATCACGACGGCACCACAACAACGCCAACAAGGACAAAGTGAAGAGGACGAGACGCTTG GGTCATCGGCGAGTGAGTACCTTTGGCGCAGCGACACGGCCGTCATCTACCCGGAAGACCCGGACGAGGGGACAGCGCCTTTGGGCCCGGACGCCCACCGCGCCAAAGGCAGGGAGGCGGAGCTCCAAAGTCACGTGACCGCGCAGAAGCCAATCAGAGAGCAG CTGCCGGACGAGGGCACGGTCAACCGAAAGTTCAAGTGCGGCCAGTGTGGAAAAGCCTTCAAGTACAAACATCACCTGAAGGAGCACCTGCGCATCCACAGCG GTGAAAAACCGTACGAGTGCTCCAACTGCAAGAAGCGCTTCTCCCACTCGGGCTCGTACAGTTCCCACATCAGCAGCAGGAAGTGCGTCGGGCCGACGGGTCTCCACCGACGTCCGCAAAGGGTCGGGTCTGCCACCAATTGCTCCACGTCGTCATCCGGTGCCCCTTGCATGGCCCCTGCCCTGGCCCGGCTCCGCCACAAGCTGGAAAACGGCAGAGCGCGCCGGCAAAACCGTCTCGATGTCCAATATGAGACAACAGACTCCAGCCTGGATTACGGGCTGATGATGACCTCTCAGCGTAGCTTTGGGAGACCTGGCGGACCAAAGGTACCCGGGCTATACACAAACGGGTTCATTTCCAACAGCCATCTGGGAAAATTGGACATAGACTTCCTTCTACCGAGGACCCGGGAGAGCATGGATGATGTCCACAACATGTGCCGACAAAAGATGGACAGCAACCCAGAGGAGGTTTTGAAACTCAGAGCTTACATGAAGGTGCTCGGGGCCCAGATGGAGGAGAAGAATCTACGCAGCAGCCCCACTCGGAGCTTCATGGACGACACCGTGGAGTTGGTCAACCAGGGAAAGGGTGAGTCGGACCAAAACATACAACACAAGACGAAACAGACAAACCTGTCCAAAGAGGAATCCTGCTCAGTCTTATCTTGTCGGTTCTGCAAGGAGACTTTCCCAGGACCCATTCCGCTACACCAACACGAGCGCTACCTGTGCAAGATGAACAAAGACATCCAAGCAGTTCTACATCCTGCCGGGATCATTCCAGGTTTGGAGTCCTCGGAATGGCCCGTGTCCACTAAGGAGCCTTGCGCCAGCCCCAGAACCCCTAACAAAGATCACTTGTCAGTCATGCAGACTAACTGGGCCATGGATATGGAGCCCGACTCAGAGGAACTGATCAAGATTTCGTTGGCTGTGGGGCTTCCGCAAGAGTTTGTTCGGGACTGGTTCAGTCAGCGGATTCCCAGTCCTCCTGGGGGTGGCGGATCAGAACTGCACCAGATCTTGAGACGCTCACCAAAGCTGTCAAACGGTGATGCCTTCCTGGGACAGTTGACGACAAAGAGTCCAGGGGATAGAACACCCGACCCTTTGGACCACAATAGTCGCTCACCACTCAACTTATCATCCTCGTCCTCCAAACAATCGCAGAGTACCTCCTACACGCCAAACAGTCTGGTGTGGGAGGACCATCACGCCGATACTCCGCTCGATCTTTCTGTGCCCAAACACCTGGCACACCAATTCGCCATGAAAAGCAGCTCCAACGGTCTCAAACTGGAACCTAGAGGACCCCAAGGTGTCCAAGGACAGACTTCAGGATCCGTAGACCTGCTTGACGCCAAGAAAGCGTTCCTTGCCTCTGAGGGTGGCAAAAACTGCCATCAGATGGAGAAAAGTGCCACGTTTGGGATCAATCCCTCTTTGGCAAGTCCACTCTACCAGTCCCTTCCTCCGCACGGCACCTTCTCTCCGCCGACGTTCATGTCTCCCACCCAGTACCCAGTCCTGGAAACTATGAACTTCATACCCCAAATGGCGTACACTTACGCTAGCGGGGCAGCCATCTTTGCCGACATACCGCACGCCAGGAAAAAAACGTGGCAAGCAACCTCCCAG aggTCGCTGTTAGACGGGTCTCCGGATTACCTGTCAGGTGCGGAGCAGCTGACAGAAAGCCAGTCAAAAGTGACGACTGCGAGTGGCACTGCGAGTG GCAAGCGTCCCCACAACTGCCACGTCTGCCAGAAGGCCTTCAAGCACAAGCACCACCTGATCGAGCACTCGCGTCTGCACTCGGGAGAAAAACCCTACCAGTGCGACAAATGCGGCAAACGCTTCTCGCACTCGGGCTCGTACTCGCAGCACATGAACCATCGCTACTCCTACTGCAAGAGGGAGGCCCAGGAGAGGCGGGCCCAACGCCCGCCGCCGGACGCCGCCTACCCGGACCACCCCGTGGGACCCTCCCACTCCGCTCCCGTCTTGACGGCGGCGCAAGGTTtcgggaaggaggaggaggtccGGACGGACTCCGCCGGCGAGCAAGACCCCCGTTCGCACCGCTAA
- the LOC144060170 gene encoding zinc finger E-box-binding homeobox 2-like isoform X3 → MEERARFQRRKQANPRRKDVWDDAITTAPQQRQQGQSEEDETLGSSASEYLWRSDTAVIYPEDPDEGTAPLGPDAHRAKGREAELQSHVTAQKPIREQLPDEGTVNRKFKCGQCGKAFKYKHHLKEHLRIHSGEKPYECSNCKKRFSHSGSYSSHISSRKCVGPTGLHRRPQRVGSATNCSTSSSGAPCMAPALARLRHKLENGRARRQNRLDVQYETTDSSLDYGLMMTSQRSFGRPGGPKVPGLYTNGFISNSHLGKLDIDFLLPRTRESMDDVHNMCRQKMDSNPEEVLKLRAYMKVLGAQMEEKNLRSSPTRSFMDDTVELVNQGKGESDQNIQHKTKQTNLSKEESCSVLSCRFCKETFPGPIPLHQHERYLCKMNKDIQAVLHPAGIIPGLESSEWPVSTKEPCASPRTPNKDHLSVMQTNWAMDMEPDSEELIKISLAVGLPQEFVRDWFSQRIPSPPGGGGSELHQILRRSPKLSNGDAFLGQLTTKSPGDRTPDPLDHNSRSPLNLSSSSSKQSQSTSYTPNSLVWEDHHADTPLDLSVPKHLAHQFAMKSSSNGLKLEPRGPQGVQGQTSGSVDLLDAKKAFLASEGGKNCHQMEKSATFGINPSLASPLYQSLPPHGTFSPPTFMSPTQYPVLETMNFIPQMAYTYASGAAIFADIPHARKKTWQATSQRSLLDGSPDYLSGAEQLTESQSKVTTASGTASGTYACDLCHKTFQKTSSLLRHKYEHTGVMCVHLPSESC, encoded by the exons TGTGGGATGACGCCATCACGACGGCACCACAACAACGCCAACAAGGACAAAGTGAAGAGGACGAGACGCTTG GGTCATCGGCGAGTGAGTACCTTTGGCGCAGCGACACGGCCGTCATCTACCCGGAAGACCCGGACGAGGGGACAGCGCCTTTGGGCCCGGACGCCCACCGCGCCAAAGGCAGGGAGGCGGAGCTCCAAAGTCACGTGACCGCGCAGAAGCCAATCAGAGAGCAG CTGCCGGACGAGGGCACGGTCAACCGAAAGTTCAAGTGCGGCCAGTGTGGAAAAGCCTTCAAGTACAAACATCACCTGAAGGAGCACCTGCGCATCCACAGCG GTGAAAAACCGTACGAGTGCTCCAACTGCAAGAAGCGCTTCTCCCACTCGGGCTCGTACAGTTCCCACATCAGCAGCAGGAAGTGCGTCGGGCCGACGGGTCTCCACCGACGTCCGCAAAGGGTCGGGTCTGCCACCAATTGCTCCACGTCGTCATCCGGTGCCCCTTGCATGGCCCCTGCCCTGGCCCGGCTCCGCCACAAGCTGGAAAACGGCAGAGCGCGCCGGCAAAACCGTCTCGATGTCCAATATGAGACAACAGACTCCAGCCTGGATTACGGGCTGATGATGACCTCTCAGCGTAGCTTTGGGAGACCTGGCGGACCAAAGGTACCCGGGCTATACACAAACGGGTTCATTTCCAACAGCCATCTGGGAAAATTGGACATAGACTTCCTTCTACCGAGGACCCGGGAGAGCATGGATGATGTCCACAACATGTGCCGACAAAAGATGGACAGCAACCCAGAGGAGGTTTTGAAACTCAGAGCTTACATGAAGGTGCTCGGGGCCCAGATGGAGGAGAAGAATCTACGCAGCAGCCCCACTCGGAGCTTCATGGACGACACCGTGGAGTTGGTCAACCAGGGAAAGGGTGAGTCGGACCAAAACATACAACACAAGACGAAACAGACAAACCTGTCCAAAGAGGAATCCTGCTCAGTCTTATCTTGTCGGTTCTGCAAGGAGACTTTCCCAGGACCCATTCCGCTACACCAACACGAGCGCTACCTGTGCAAGATGAACAAAGACATCCAAGCAGTTCTACATCCTGCCGGGATCATTCCAGGTTTGGAGTCCTCGGAATGGCCCGTGTCCACTAAGGAGCCTTGCGCCAGCCCCAGAACCCCTAACAAAGATCACTTGTCAGTCATGCAGACTAACTGGGCCATGGATATGGAGCCCGACTCAGAGGAACTGATCAAGATTTCGTTGGCTGTGGGGCTTCCGCAAGAGTTTGTTCGGGACTGGTTCAGTCAGCGGATTCCCAGTCCTCCTGGGGGTGGCGGATCAGAACTGCACCAGATCTTGAGACGCTCACCAAAGCTGTCAAACGGTGATGCCTTCCTGGGACAGTTGACGACAAAGAGTCCAGGGGATAGAACACCCGACCCTTTGGACCACAATAGTCGCTCACCACTCAACTTATCATCCTCGTCCTCCAAACAATCGCAGAGTACCTCCTACACGCCAAACAGTCTGGTGTGGGAGGACCATCACGCCGATACTCCGCTCGATCTTTCTGTGCCCAAACACCTGGCACACCAATTCGCCATGAAAAGCAGCTCCAACGGTCTCAAACTGGAACCTAGAGGACCCCAAGGTGTCCAAGGACAGACTTCAGGATCCGTAGACCTGCTTGACGCCAAGAAAGCGTTCCTTGCCTCTGAGGGTGGCAAAAACTGCCATCAGATGGAGAAAAGTGCCACGTTTGGGATCAATCCCTCTTTGGCAAGTCCACTCTACCAGTCCCTTCCTCCGCACGGCACCTTCTCTCCGCCGACGTTCATGTCTCCCACCCAGTACCCAGTCCTGGAAACTATGAACTTCATACCCCAAATGGCGTACACTTACGCTAGCGGGGCAGCCATCTTTGCCGACATACCGCACGCCAGGAAAAAAACGTGGCAAGCAACCTCCCAG aggTCGCTGTTAGACGGGTCTCCGGATTACCTGTCAGGTGCGGAGCAGCTGACAGAAAGCCAGTCAAAAGTGACGACTGCGAGTGGCACTGCGAGTGGTACGTACGCTTGCGACTTGTGCCACAAAACATTCCAGAAGACCAGTTCCCTCCTAAGACACAAATATGAGCACACAG GCGTCATGTGTGTCCATCTTCCTTCAGAGTCCTGTTGa
- the LOC144060170 gene encoding zinc finger E-box-binding homeobox 2-like isoform X1, with the protein MEERARFQRRKQANPRRKDVWDDAITTAPQQRQQGQSEEDETLGSSASEYLWRSDTAVIYPEDPDEGTAPLGPDAHRAKGREAELQSHVTAQKPIREQLPDEGTVNRKFKCGQCGKAFKYKHHLKEHLRIHSGEKPYECSNCKKRFSHSGSYSSHISSRKCVGPTGLHRRPQRVGSATNCSTSSSGAPCMAPALARLRHKLENGRARRQNRLDVQYETTDSSLDYGLMMTSQRSFGRPGGPKVPGLYTNGFISNSHLGKLDIDFLLPRTRESMDDVHNMCRQKMDSNPEEVLKLRAYMKVLGAQMEEKNLRSSPTRSFMDDTVELVNQGKGESDQNIQHKTKQTNLSKEESCSVLSCRFCKETFPGPIPLHQHERYLCKMNKDIQAVLHPAGIIPGLESSEWPVSTKEPCASPRTPNKDHLSVMQTNWAMDMEPDSEELIKISLAVGLPQEFVRDWFSQRIPSPPGGGGSELHQILRRSPKLSNGDAFLGQLTTKSPGDRTPDPLDHNSRSPLNLSSSSSKQSQSTSYTPNSLVWEDHHADTPLDLSVPKHLAHQFAMKSSSNGLKLEPRGPQGVQGQTSGSVDLLDAKKAFLASEGGKNCHQMEKSATFGINPSLASPLYQSLPPHGTFSPPTFMSPTQYPVLETMNFIPQMAYTYASGAAIFADIPHARKKTWQATSQRSLLDGSPDYLSGAEQLTESQSKVTTASGTASGTYACDLCHKTFQKTSSLLRHKYEHTGKRPHNCHVCQKAFKHKHHLIEHSRLHSGEKPYQCDKCGKRFSHSGSYSQHMNHRYSYCKREAQERRAQRPPPDAAYPDHPVGPSHSAPVLTAAQGFGKEEEVRTDSAGEQDPRSHR; encoded by the exons TGTGGGATGACGCCATCACGACGGCACCACAACAACGCCAACAAGGACAAAGTGAAGAGGACGAGACGCTTG GGTCATCGGCGAGTGAGTACCTTTGGCGCAGCGACACGGCCGTCATCTACCCGGAAGACCCGGACGAGGGGACAGCGCCTTTGGGCCCGGACGCCCACCGCGCCAAAGGCAGGGAGGCGGAGCTCCAAAGTCACGTGACCGCGCAGAAGCCAATCAGAGAGCAG CTGCCGGACGAGGGCACGGTCAACCGAAAGTTCAAGTGCGGCCAGTGTGGAAAAGCCTTCAAGTACAAACATCACCTGAAGGAGCACCTGCGCATCCACAGCG GTGAAAAACCGTACGAGTGCTCCAACTGCAAGAAGCGCTTCTCCCACTCGGGCTCGTACAGTTCCCACATCAGCAGCAGGAAGTGCGTCGGGCCGACGGGTCTCCACCGACGTCCGCAAAGGGTCGGGTCTGCCACCAATTGCTCCACGTCGTCATCCGGTGCCCCTTGCATGGCCCCTGCCCTGGCCCGGCTCCGCCACAAGCTGGAAAACGGCAGAGCGCGCCGGCAAAACCGTCTCGATGTCCAATATGAGACAACAGACTCCAGCCTGGATTACGGGCTGATGATGACCTCTCAGCGTAGCTTTGGGAGACCTGGCGGACCAAAGGTACCCGGGCTATACACAAACGGGTTCATTTCCAACAGCCATCTGGGAAAATTGGACATAGACTTCCTTCTACCGAGGACCCGGGAGAGCATGGATGATGTCCACAACATGTGCCGACAAAAGATGGACAGCAACCCAGAGGAGGTTTTGAAACTCAGAGCTTACATGAAGGTGCTCGGGGCCCAGATGGAGGAGAAGAATCTACGCAGCAGCCCCACTCGGAGCTTCATGGACGACACCGTGGAGTTGGTCAACCAGGGAAAGGGTGAGTCGGACCAAAACATACAACACAAGACGAAACAGACAAACCTGTCCAAAGAGGAATCCTGCTCAGTCTTATCTTGTCGGTTCTGCAAGGAGACTTTCCCAGGACCCATTCCGCTACACCAACACGAGCGCTACCTGTGCAAGATGAACAAAGACATCCAAGCAGTTCTACATCCTGCCGGGATCATTCCAGGTTTGGAGTCCTCGGAATGGCCCGTGTCCACTAAGGAGCCTTGCGCCAGCCCCAGAACCCCTAACAAAGATCACTTGTCAGTCATGCAGACTAACTGGGCCATGGATATGGAGCCCGACTCAGAGGAACTGATCAAGATTTCGTTGGCTGTGGGGCTTCCGCAAGAGTTTGTTCGGGACTGGTTCAGTCAGCGGATTCCCAGTCCTCCTGGGGGTGGCGGATCAGAACTGCACCAGATCTTGAGACGCTCACCAAAGCTGTCAAACGGTGATGCCTTCCTGGGACAGTTGACGACAAAGAGTCCAGGGGATAGAACACCCGACCCTTTGGACCACAATAGTCGCTCACCACTCAACTTATCATCCTCGTCCTCCAAACAATCGCAGAGTACCTCCTACACGCCAAACAGTCTGGTGTGGGAGGACCATCACGCCGATACTCCGCTCGATCTTTCTGTGCCCAAACACCTGGCACACCAATTCGCCATGAAAAGCAGCTCCAACGGTCTCAAACTGGAACCTAGAGGACCCCAAGGTGTCCAAGGACAGACTTCAGGATCCGTAGACCTGCTTGACGCCAAGAAAGCGTTCCTTGCCTCTGAGGGTGGCAAAAACTGCCATCAGATGGAGAAAAGTGCCACGTTTGGGATCAATCCCTCTTTGGCAAGTCCACTCTACCAGTCCCTTCCTCCGCACGGCACCTTCTCTCCGCCGACGTTCATGTCTCCCACCCAGTACCCAGTCCTGGAAACTATGAACTTCATACCCCAAATGGCGTACACTTACGCTAGCGGGGCAGCCATCTTTGCCGACATACCGCACGCCAGGAAAAAAACGTGGCAAGCAACCTCCCAG aggTCGCTGTTAGACGGGTCTCCGGATTACCTGTCAGGTGCGGAGCAGCTGACAGAAAGCCAGTCAAAAGTGACGACTGCGAGTGGCACTGCGAGTGGTACGTACGCTTGCGACTTGTGCCACAAAACATTCCAGAAGACCAGTTCCCTCCTAAGACACAAATATGAGCACACAG GCAAGCGTCCCCACAACTGCCACGTCTGCCAGAAGGCCTTCAAGCACAAGCACCACCTGATCGAGCACTCGCGTCTGCACTCGGGAGAAAAACCCTACCAGTGCGACAAATGCGGCAAACGCTTCTCGCACTCGGGCTCGTACTCGCAGCACATGAACCATCGCTACTCCTACTGCAAGAGGGAGGCCCAGGAGAGGCGGGCCCAACGCCCGCCGCCGGACGCCGCCTACCCGGACCACCCCGTGGGACCCTCCCACTCCGCTCCCGTCTTGACGGCGGCGCAAGGTTtcgggaaggaggaggaggtccGGACGGACTCCGCCGGCGAGCAAGACCCCCGTTCGCACCGCTAA